Proteins from one Hyperolius riggenbachi isolate aHypRig1 chromosome 2, aHypRig1.pri, whole genome shotgun sequence genomic window:
- the LOC137544687 gene encoding olfactory receptor 52K1-like encodes MQIMVNQSDIFEVILVGFPGLPDHLYNFVSAVMLLVYIISLVANGSVIILVSLNVQLHKPMYLIIANLAASDLLFDTLTLPKLVARYWFGSSTMSFHVCVFQMFWIHHLGSLDSYLLLLMAIDRYVAVSQPLKYSTIITNQKVFVACGFSWLILAPSTKILTVIDALSIVLCSSNKINTLFCTNVSVLALACNDVAIKKQAAFTSAMIVLLLPLAFILLSYAMIISVIAKSAHVNNWKKAFYTCSLHLFLVALYYIPRIFNYIVTNIPLVVIKADVNAVLLFLYSVVPHLANPIVYFLQTKEIQQTLGNILKMLRF; translated from the coding sequence ATGCAGATTATGGTCAACCAGTCAGATATATTTGAAGTCATACTTGTTGGGTTCCCTGGGCTTCCAGATCATTTGTACAATTTTGTATCTGCCGTGATGCTCCTCGTCTATATTATATCACTGGTGGCCAACGGGAGTGTCATTATTTTGGTTAGCCTGAATGTTCAGTTGCACAAGCCCATGTATCTGATTATAGCCAACCTTGCTGCTTCTGACCTTCTCTTCGATACGTTGACTTTACCAAAACTGGTTGCCCGCTATTGGTTTGGATCATCCACCATGTCCTTCCACGTCTGTGTCTTCCAGATGTTTTGGATTCACCATCTCGGCAGTCTTGACTCGTACCTCCTTCTCTTGATGGCTATAGATCGTTACGTTGCTGTTTCTCAACCTCTCAAGTACTCCACAATCATCACCAACCAAAAAGTGTTTGTGGCCTGTGGATTCTCCTGGCTCATTTTAGCACCTTCTACAAAAATTCTTACGGTAATTGATGCTTTGAGCATTGTCCTCTGTAGCTCCAATAAGATAAACACCTTGTTCTGTACTAATGTATCAGTCTTGGCTCTAGCTTGCAATGACGTGGCCATCAAGAAGCAGGCTGCTTTTACGAGTGCTATGATTGTGTTACTTTTACCACTGGCTTTCATCTTGCTGTCGTATGCAATGATAATTTCCGTaattgcaaagtcagctcacgttAATAACTGGAAGAAGGCGTTCTACACttgttctctccatcttttcCTTGTTGCGTTGTATTATATTCCTCGAATTTTCAACTATATTGTGACAAACATTCCACTAGTAGTGATCAAGGCAGATGTCAACGCTGTACTCCTCTTCCTGTACTCCGTGGTTCCTCATTTGGCCAACCCAATTGTTTATTTTCTGCAAACAAAAGAAATCCAACAGACTTTGGGAAATATTCTGAAGATGCTGAGATTTTAG
- the LOC137544689 gene encoding olfactory receptor 1E16-like: MPNRTAVSEIVLVGFPGVPEYFNSFLSAIFFLVYTVSLMANGIVMILVTFSTHLHQPMYLVIANLAASDLLFDTVTLPKLLAKYWFDDSNMTVSVCIFQMFCVHYFGTQDSYLLLLMAIDRYIAICQPLRYAFMMNVEFMIMACGLCWVILAPPTVITVAVRISTIPLCGQNINSLFCTHSTISALSCTDVSSLRVTAFTLALVVLLGCLALIIVSYILIVKEISSSTSAENWQKAFYTCATHLLVIALYFIPRVFVYIVTYIPLITIKSSINILLLALYTFVPHVASPIIYFLRTKKIAQTLRIVFRKK; this comes from the coding sequence ATGCCTAATCGGACAGCGGTCTCTGAAATTGTTCTAGTTGGATTTCCAGGAGTTCCAGAATACTTCAATTCTTTCCTATCTGCTATATTTTTTCTGGTATACACTGTTTCTCTGATGGCCAACGGAATTGTCATGATTTTGGTCACCTTCAGCACCCACCTCCATCAGCCTATGTACCTGGTCATAGCCAATCTTGCCGCTTCTGATCTATTGTTTGACACTGTGACGCTACCAAAGCTCCTTGCCAAGTATTGGTTTGACGATTCCAACATGACCGTCAGTGTGTGCATCTTCCAGATGTTCTGTGTTCATTATTTTGGAACTCAAGACTCCTATCTCCTTCTCCTTATGGCCATTGATCGATACATTGCCATTTGCCAACCTCTGAGATATGCCTTCATGATGAACGTTGAGTTCATGATCATGGCTTGTGGCTTGTGTTGGGTAATCTTGGCCCCACCCACTGTCATAACTGTCGCTGTCAGGATATCAACGATACCTCTGTGTGGCCAGAACATCAACTCTTTGTTCTGCACTCACAGTACGATATCGGCGCTCTCCTGTACTGACGTGTCCTCTCTTAGAGTGACGGCCTTCACGCTCGCCCTGGTGGTGCTACTTGGTTGTCTAGCTCTAATTATCGTTTCCTACATTTTAATAGTTAAAGAGATCTCCTCATCAACCAGTGCCGAAAACTGGCAGAAGGCATTTTACACTTGTGCCACGCATCTTCTTGTCATTGCTTTGTACTTTATACCCCGAGTTTTTgtctacatagttacatatatcCCATTAATAACGATTAAAAGCTCTATTAATATATTGCTCCTCGCCCTGTATACCTTCGTGCCTCATGTCGCCAGCCCAATCATATATTTTCTCAGGACAAAGAAAATCGCACAGACTTTGCGGAttgttttcagaaaaaaataa